Proteins encoded within one genomic window of Rhododendron vialii isolate Sample 1 chromosome 1a, ASM3025357v1:
- the LOC131299566 gene encoding triphosphate tunnel metalloenzyme 3-like isoform X1, with amino-acid sequence MEIEVKIRLPSAAAHQTLPSPLSPYHLVTHCQHNTFFDGVAAMLSSCRAVLRLRFYGDDAPGIVVNLKTNAVITNGVSRVEAEEEELDPRVGRECMADPRRLGGVRSRVMDRVRDEFEVSGGNGFVCLGGFRNVRGVYDWNGLVLEVDETFYEFGTCYEIECESLEPEKAKDSIVGFSRRMDLGILTLRLRSLQFSEPGSCRWYLPIVHRQQRLRTRNRRNYVQLLELSSVLSSLLQCLQQLEYVMGKGKRKELESEIDDKHIFLTLNQLIDIANYVCTNSN; translated from the exons ATGGAAATCGAAGTGAAGATCCGGCTGCCATCTGCTGCCGCCCACCAAACCCTACCCTCTCCCCTCTCCCCCTACCACCTTGTCACCCACTGCCAGCACAACACCTTTTTCGACGGTGTTGCCGCCATGCTCTCCTCCTGCCGCGCTGTCCTCCGGCTCCGCTTCTACGGCGACGACGCACCTGGCATCGTCGTCAACCTCAAGACCAATGCTGTTATAACTAATGGTGTCAGCCGTGTCGAggcagaggaggaggagctCGACCCACGGGTTGGCCGCGAGTGCATGGCCGACCCGCGGCGCCTCGGCGGGGTCCGCTCGAGGGTCATGGACAGGGTTAGGGATGAGTTTGAGGTGAGTGGTGGTAATGGGTTTGTTTGCTTGGGTGGGTTTAGGAATGTGAGGGGAGTGTATGATTGGAATGGACTGGTGTTGGAAGTTGACGAGACTTTTTATGAGTTTGGGACTTGTTATGAGATAGAGTGTGAGAGTCTGGAGCCTGAGAAGGCCAAGGATTCGATTGTGGGTTTTTCAAGGAGAATGGATTTGGGTATTCTTACTCTGAGGCTTCGAAGTTTGCAATTTTCCGAGCCGGGAAGCTGCCGCT GGTACCTGCCAATTGTTCATCGACAGCAGCGGCTGAGGACACGGAATAGAAGAAATTATGTTCAGTTACTGGAGCTAAGTTCAGTGCTCTCAAGTCTGCTGCAGTGTTTGCAGCAACTAGAGTATGTgatgggaaaaggaaaaagaaaggaattggAGTCGGAAATCGACgataaacatatttttttaactttgaatCAACTTATTGATATCGCGAATTATGTATGTACGAATTCGAATTAA
- the LOC131299566 gene encoding triphosphate tunnel metalloenzyme 3-like isoform X3, with product MEIEVKIRLPSAAAHQTLPSPLSPYHLVTHCQHNTFFDGVAAMLSSCRAVLRLRFYGDDAPGIVVNLKTNAVITNGVSRVEAEEEELDPRVGRECMADPRRLGGVRSRVMDRVRDEFEVSGGNGFVCLGGFRNVRGVYDWNGLVLEVDETFYEFGTCYEIECESLEPEKAKDSIVGFSRRMDLGILTLRLRSLQFSEPGSCRCEVPANCSSTAAAEDTE from the exons ATGGAAATCGAAGTGAAGATCCGGCTGCCATCTGCTGCCGCCCACCAAACCCTACCCTCTCCCCTCTCCCCCTACCACCTTGTCACCCACTGCCAGCACAACACCTTTTTCGACGGTGTTGCCGCCATGCTCTCCTCCTGCCGCGCTGTCCTCCGGCTCCGCTTCTACGGCGACGACGCACCTGGCATCGTCGTCAACCTCAAGACCAATGCTGTTATAACTAATGGTGTCAGCCGTGTCGAggcagaggaggaggagctCGACCCACGGGTTGGCCGCGAGTGCATGGCCGACCCGCGGCGCCTCGGCGGGGTCCGCTCGAGGGTCATGGACAGGGTTAGGGATGAGTTTGAGGTGAGTGGTGGTAATGGGTTTGTTTGCTTGGGTGGGTTTAGGAATGTGAGGGGAGTGTATGATTGGAATGGACTGGTGTTGGAAGTTGACGAGACTTTTTATGAGTTTGGGACTTGTTATGAGATAGAGTGTGAGAGTCTGGAGCCTGAGAAGGCCAAGGATTCGATTGTGGGTTTTTCAAGGAGAATGGATTTGGGTATTCTTACTCTGAGGCTTCGAAGTTTGCAATTTTCCGAGCCGGGAAGCTGCCGCTGTGA GGTACCTGCCAATTGTTCATCGACAGCAGCGGCTGAGGACACGGAATAG
- the LOC131299566 gene encoding triphosphate tunnel metalloenzyme 3-like isoform X2, which yields MEIEVKLRLPSAAAHQTLVSLLTPCHRVTHRQHNTFFDGAAAQLSSRRAVLRLRFYGDDGNDDARCVVSLKANAVISNGVSRVEEDEEDLDPRAGRKYVADPRLLGGVHSRVMDRVRDEFGVSGGEGFVCLGGFRNVRGVYDWNGLVLEVDETFYDFGTCYEIECESVEPEKAKELIEGFLKENGIAYSNSEASKFAIFRARKLPLVPANCSSTAAAEDTE from the exons ATGGAAATCGAAGTGAAGCTCCGGCTGCCGTCCGCCGCCGCCCACCAAACCCTAGTGTCTCTCCTCACCCCCTGCCACCGCGTCACCCACCGCCAGCACAACACCTTCTTCGACGGCGCCGCGGCCCAGCTCTCCTCCCGCCGGGCCGTCCTCCGCCTCCGCTTCTATGGCGACGATGGCAACGATGACGCCAGGTGCGTCGTCTCCCTCAAGGCCAACGCCGTCATCTCCAACGGCGTCAGCCGCgtcgaggaggacgaggaggatcTCGACCCGCGGGCCGGCCGCAAGTACGTGGCCGACCCGCGGCTCCTCGGCGGGGTCCACTCGAGGGTCATGGACAGGGTAAGGGACGAGTTTGGGGTGAGCGGAGGTGAGGGGTTTGTTTGCCTGGGAGGGTTCAGGAATGTGAGGGGAGTGTATGATTGGAATGGATTAGTTTTGGAAGTGGATGAGACTTTTTACGATTTTGGGACTTGTTATGAGATAGAGTGTGAGAGTGTGGAGCCTGAGAAGGCCAAGGAGTTGATTGAGGGGTTTTTGAAGGAGAATGGGATTGCTTATTCTAACTCGGAGGCTTCGAAGTTTGCCATTTTCCGAGCCCGGAAGCTGCCGCT GGTACCTGCCAATTGTTCATCGACAGCAGCGGCTGAGGACACGGAATAG
- the LOC131326903 gene encoding egg cell-secreted protein 1.1-like, giving the protein MVSKLSNSLFTLTVVMMITAAILEPPGLAMLVPGFKIVPDIMDCWASVIKSHGCITQMYVSLCKNKFGSIGPACCRAITSIKHTCWPRMLPFHPKFPLLAEGYCANYFGFMGSQERVDSMRMGNCHKFLFLLGFDFGGDYRGEDIGFSMS; this is encoded by the exons aTGGTGTCAAAATTATCTAACTCATTGTTTACACTAACCGTAGTCATGATGATCACAGCAGCGATTTTGGAACCACCAGGGCTGGCCATGTTGGTACCCGGATTTAAAATTGTACCAG ACATCATGGATTGTTGGGCATCCGTTATAAAGTCACATGGCTGTATTACTCAGATGTACGTGTCCCTTTGCAAAAACAAGTTCGGCAGTATCGGCCCTGCTTGTTGCAGGGCCATTACTAGCATTAAGCACACTTGTTGGCCTAGAATGCTTCCCTTCCACCCTAAATTTCCACTGTTGGCTGAGGGATATTGTGCTAATTATTTTGGCTTTATGGGAAGCCAGGAACGAGTGGATAGCATGAGAATGGGCAATTGTCACAAGTTTCTGTTTTTGCTaggttttgattttggtggTGATTATCGTGGCGAAGATATAGGTTTCTCTATGAGTTAG
- the LOC131326913 gene encoding uncharacterized protein LOC131326913, whose protein sequence is MPSASPKLVTMMLVIAISMAMLVSPGQARVQAQAQIDVQAQAQVQLGLPDPLQCWASIRKTRGCSNAVEDLILSGEIISTTAISPICCTVLADLGQNCWSKLFPLNPLLQAVVGSYCAAANNGGVDVAPGPVESGAEMGSNSMAKFFFGGA, encoded by the coding sequence ATGCCTTCAGCATCACCAAAGCTTGTCACAATGATGCTAGTCATTGCAATCTCCATGGCAATGTTAGTCTCACCCGGGCAAGCCCGAGTCCAAGCCCAAGCCCAAATCGACGTCCAAGCCCAGGCCCAGGTCCAGTTAGGGTTACCGGACCCGCTCCAGTGCTGGGCCTCCATCAGAAAGACCAGGGGGTGTTCTAATGCGGTTGAGGATTTAATTTTGAGTGGCGAAATTATAAGTACTACTGCAATTAGCCCTATTTGTTGCACAGTCTTGGCTGACCTTGGGCAAAATTGTTGGTCTAAGCTGTTTCCTTTGAACCCCCTTTTGCAAGCGGTGGTCGGAAGTTATTGTGCCGCGGCCAATAATGGAGGTGTTGATGTTGCGCCGGGACCTGTAGAGAGCGGTGCAGAGATGGGCTCAAACTCCATGGCCAAGTTCTTTTTTGGGGGTGCATAG
- the LOC131299587 gene encoding beta-mannosyltransferase 4-like, with protein sequence MTRAATLYSVSLLAACVSILVGPTDEFLFGPGLGGLGLGNDCWASLRGARGCGLQAVVQSFVKAQPELMGPDCCRAFLDADDKCWPKVFPLNPFFPPTLKSYCEKQDQEAKDKMAQEEKDKRDQEEQDERDKEEQEKRDQEEMDRVAQEEQDKRDQEEKDRREQDKNDDDKDDDDDDNDKD encoded by the coding sequence ATGACTCGAGCCGCCACCCTATATTCAGTATCACTGCTTGCAGCATGTGTGTCCATTTTGGTTGGACCAACTGATGAGTTTTTGTTTGGTCCGGGCCTAGGAGGCCTAGGACTGGGAAACGACTGTTGGGCCTCTCTCAGAGGGGCCCGAGGGTGCGGTCTACAGGCCGTGGTGCAATCGTTCGTGAAGGCCCAGCCCGAATTGATGGGCCCAGATTGTTGTAGGGCCTTTCTTGATGCTGATGACAAGTGTTGGCCCAAGGTGTTCCCTTTGAACCCTTTCTTCCCTCCTACCCTTAAGAGCTATTGCGAAAAACAAGATCAAGAAGCAAAAGATAAAATggctcaagaagaaaaagataaaagggATCAAGAAGAACAAGATGAAAGGGataaagaagaacaagaaaaaagggATCAAGAAGAAATGGATAGAGTGGCTCAGGAAGAACAAGATAAAAGggatcaagaagaaaaagatagaCGAGAGCAAGATAAAAATGATGATGAcaaagacgacgacgacgacgataaTGACAAAGATTAA